The Branchiostoma lanceolatum isolate klBraLanc5 chromosome 1, klBraLanc5.hap2, whole genome shotgun sequence genomic sequence aaaataaagaaagtgGCCCTCATAGttttaccgtaaaattcctatttacgttagcacccctcctaacatacacacccccgatttggggacggttgcgggcctgactcagtgagttgaaacattcaggggaaaaaccctcctaacgtacgcaccccctgtCCAGCATTTctgtggatagttagaggttgacatgagcATCCTttcgatgatgtttaccgacttaaaaggttactgagaaaatgtttctgggtagaaaatgtcaaacaatttaaatatattattatgtattatttattctttattactgattgtgtggtagcattccacacttcctttgcatgaagatgtaccgtactgtcatgctgatatgcgatttttccgaggaagaacccctcctaatgtacgcaccccgactttggcgtcggcctggagcacctgtttgcgacttgaaaagttttaaaagtgtgtacgtaaatagggattttacggtagctCACTACAAAGCTTAAATCAACAAGTTCTTACCTCATCCAGAAGCAGGATTGAAGGGTTCATGATGAGTGACCTTGCGATGGCGACCCTCTGCTTCTGACCTCCTGACAATCGCACACCTCTCTCCCCTACCATGGTTTCATAGCCTTCCTAAAGGAGATGCAGGAAATAGTGGAATAGGTGAGTCTttggaggtttttttttaacaaatgaGTTGATACAGTGGCATACTTAGCTTCTTTCTCTTACAATGGTGTCATAGTCCTAAACTAAAGCAGAAACAAACAGCACAGGAATTAGTAAGTCTTTCAAATTGGTACTTTTGTGGAACAAATGAGTTGATACagaggtaacgttgggtaacctaaattcgtggggtacttaaagtcgggatttttcgaaaacgggtatttagggatatgtgctagatgcgaaatcagttataacgccagcaatgcaaagcagatagactaacgtattcagaacactggctgaaaagcttcgataatcatgcattagaagttggcgacatcaaaaactctccgtcccttattgacagagtctgggggcttcgtagGAGAaacacccagcacggttgttcgctggtttataagacaaatgtcacatctcctgcctgctaaacacaattatttataagacaacttattacaatctcttttgctaacctgcaactatattctaagtgtgatcaatcatcaaaactcctctctgttgctacaacctacggcacgtgtattttcccgccgccatattgttaaccagaatcctgttgtcaagcagacgacaaaggtttgcgaggaacacttttttgtctaaatgctgcgtgtgatagtggactgaggaagatattttcctcaaagtttgctcctaacacaacaaggaacacatggacatagtagtattaccattgctacggcatccagctaacttcccatgaataatgtaacgttacacgttgcccgatgatgacgatgggccgactttaagtgaagttctaccgactcaacacacgggttgttcccgaactggcctgatgtgtgcggtacggccgttttttcgtgtattttttttacttggacacgtctatatccataacactctcctcaagccaaggatagaacgaatagctgctgtataaaatgtgattagcggtaagatattcaagacgaatcttctctcccgaattaatgtgcccccctgtccgacagcaccacaattgtgcgtgcggcgcacggtagtttcaagttgaaatattatggtgtcagcacgactagagacaaaatctaccatatatatgattagtgcaaagatagttcatgatactgacagaataatagaaaaaaaggatggttcattgttctgctagattgatttcagtcaaccattatcggaaaaatcccgaatttaggttacccaacgttacaccaAAGTTTAACATCTTAAAATTGTTCCTCTAACAGGGCTTCATTTTATCAGAGACTGTCAAAGCACTTTATGATTTTGTATAGTCATTCTAAAgcagaaaatgaaagaaaaagaatccCAGAAAGTAAGTCTTTGGTGTTTTTCTAGGAAAATCTGTGGATCATGCCTTCGCTTGCCTAGCCACTCGGTCATTCAATGCCACAACGAATAAACAAaggataaaacaaacaaacaaacacaccctaCCTCAAACTCAGAGATGAACTGGTGGGCGTTGGCCTGCCTGGCAGCCTCCTCCACCTCCTCGTCGGTGGCCTCGCGCCCGTACGCGATGTTCTCCTTGATCGTGCAGGCGAACAGCGTGGGCTCCTGGCTCACCATGGAGATCTGCTGACGGAACCACCGCGGATCCAGCGTCGACAGGTCCTGCCCACCTGTGTTGCCGTGGAAACGGAATGATTGACACCTTAGAGAGTGAGTTTGCCGTTTTTTCTGCAATCTCATCAAACTCATCAGAaacattaacctttagcacactgaagtagccgtttggcaccccattctctattggttacagacttaggcagcaaggagaaggctaATAGCAAAATGAGAATGAAGGCTTGAGCATAACAAAAATGCACGTCAGAAGTGAACATAACAAAAAAGTAACATGCACTtgtgttgtcatggaaacagAATGATTGACATCTACTAAAAGTGAGTTCCACTATTTCCCTTTAACATAATTAAAGTTCACTGAGAGGATGGAAAGTATTCATCTTGAGAGTGAAGGTTTTGGGGCATGGCAGGAACTATGGGTCATATGTGCACTTGTGAAGTCATAGAAAGGTAAGTAAAGACAAGTGCACTTTGACATATTACGTAGTGTCTTTAAGAAGAAGTGTCTATATTGCTAGCGTGATAAAACTGCTAAGAAgatgataaaaaaatgtaaaagctTTGTGCTGAACTATTCCGACGCATTTACTTTCTGCTGCTAGGTTTTTTAAAAGTGGGATCTCAACAAACTTTTAATTGGGAAACTCACCCAGCAAGATTGTCCCAGAATCGGGGTCGTAGAAGCGCTCGATGAGACTGACGATGGTGGACTTGCCTCCGCCCGAGGGTCCCACCAGAGCCACCACCTTACCTGGCTCCACGGAGAAAGACACTTCCTAGGGTTGAGAAAATGTACATCAGGATAAGGCAGTATAGATACTGCTGTTTCTTGGATCAGAAGGTTTGGGGTTCCAATCCAGTCTGGTCATCAGTTTTCTGAATCCCACCATACTCTTTGCTGGGGATGCTATTAGTCATACTTTTAATGTTATCCATCCCCCCAACTGAATAGGGGTAATCCACACTTACATTTGTTGTACAGCATGTCACATTCTGTGACTTGATGATCATACGTATGtacgtactacatgtatatagacccAGAGTGCATCATACTCAACTGTAGTTTTTCAGTTTGTGATTTTGATAAAATTATGAAAGATGTTGTAACTGATTATGATAACTTTCTTTAATTGATAAAGCAATATCAAAACTATATACCAAGACCTCAAACTTAAGGTACCTTAAGGACAGTTACTTCTTGGTAACTGggtatcatgtaaaaaaaactacttTGTGCGAAACTGTTCAACCAAAATAAGCTCACCTTCAAAACTTCGTTGTCAGGTCGCGAAGGATAAGTGAACGTGACGTTTTTGAACAGAATCCCTGAAAAAGGTACGGTATGGGACATTTATAAAAATTTACAAACTTAACGATTCTTATTATAGTTCTCAAAATAtcagatcagaaaaaaatgttatgaaaCAATTGATAGTCCAGACTAAGAAGCAGACAGTACAATGTTGAGTCAGTCTATTGAGCATACTAACCTCCATCCAGTCCATCCAAGACTTTCCCACCAGAGATGTTCACTTCTGACTTCCTGTCCAGCAGCTCAAAGATGCGTTCAGAGGCTCCCAGGGCCTAAACAAGGGAAGGAAACATTTGAAGATACTAATGATTAAGTACAATGGTTTAAGTAGATGACTTAACATCAGTGctttctccagctttagattttttacCTTACATTATTTATTGTTTGGGAGTAAATGTTGATGTTcgttgtcattttaagcttacgaaaatacatttttatcaatattaATGCAATGAAAGTTTCTTCAACCTGATCAAGGAATTTAAGGCTTGACTCTCTGCTGTCATTAAATGTCATTGACAAAAATTAAATGATTTTTTAACTACCCATACCGGTAACATTACACATGTATGAAAGTCAAACAAAATCAACACCTGCATTTGATCAAAGAAGATCAATGCTAAGTTGAGGTatcataatatgataataagtAATAATAAGCTTCCAGCCAATTGACAGAAATATAATTGACATGTGAAAAAAAGACACTGTCAGATATTATACAGAATGGAAACACAAAACCTGCCGTATGCACATTGTCTATTTTAAGAATAAAAGGTCTCCCATGCATCTACAGTGTTACAACAAGTAGATGCGAGAGTTGAGGGCATTAAAGATGCACCCACCTTCATGAAGTCACCATACAAAGCAGAGATGAAGGCAAAAGCCATGGCCACATTCAGGGTGTACATCATAAACCCTTAAGAAAGAGAAACACATTCAATATCGTCAATCTTACATGGGCACTGTTTGAAagcgtttgtttttgtttggttcaAATTACTGACCACTTATCATAAATACACATGCTATTCAAGATATAAATTTCGTAAAGAGCTAAAACTTTTATATAACATGATATGTAAGTGCAGCAAACCTTTGACTGTCCCACAGTAATTTAGAAACAGATCATTGATTACAATGGCCTACACAAAATAATCATAGTTAGTAgtagtacgttgatgaaggttcgACATCCAGGTcattacgaactgagccaattcagaagcgtattatggAAAACCGCAGTTTCTGCGCTCCCCCGCTGTGCGGAGTGCTATTGGCACCTTGGCGCTAGCTAATAACCGTGTTGTAGCTTGACTCAAGACCAAAGACACCAAATACCAATGCtttgtatccttgaattaatCATTACGAAGTGTGCTACAATCCCGGAGGTTCTCTggttgactggagcttctctagctggctgatttgggaacagtggatgcttgaagattagtaaagcggtctcctgtattcacatgcgttcattagagagctaaacaatggtcttccttcacagttcggtgacggaatttcgcttcaatagtgaagccaatcagctctctcctttcctgtgacgtcctttcctgtgacgtagatatcacgggccatctgtctcagagtggtcactttagcgtgggaagcggtgttggccacacacgcggatcgtcctagccccatggcaggaatcaacgtcaaccatggcatttgtgttgccaaagttctAGCTAGGACTGGCTCAGGATCGgcctcagtgagccctgttggggaaagactttCATAGTCTGAACTCATCTTATAGGGACACTGAACACCACAagtagcggtcgtgtgtttcaaacataacggtaggtccaGCCCaggaatggatttagtgagccctgttgaggaaactcaacttatagggagactgaataccacaattatcggacgtgtgtttgaaacataacggtaggtttagctcaagaatggatttagtgagccctgttgaggaaactcaacttatagggagactgaatactacAATTatcggacgtgtgtttcaaacgtaacggtagctataggtttagctcaagaacggatttagtgagccctgttgaggaaactcaacttatagggagactgaataccacaattagcggacgtgtgtttcaaacgtaacggtaggtctagctcaagaatggatttagtgagccctgttgaggaaactcaacttataagGAGACTGAATACTACAATTatcggacgtgtgtttcaaacgtaacggtagctataggtttagctcaagaacggatttagtgagccctgttgaggaaactcaacttatagggagactgaataccacaattagcggacttgtgtttgaaacataacggtaggtttagctcaagaatggatttagtgagccctgttgaggaaactcaacttatagggagactgaataccacaattagcggtcgtgtgtttcaaacataacggtaggtctagctcaagaatggatttagtgagccctgttgaggaaactcaacttatagggagactgaataccacaattagcggacgtgtgtttcaaacataatggtaggtctagctcaagaatggatttagtgagccctgttgaggaaactcaacttatagggagactgaataccacaattagcggacgtgtgtttcaaaggtaacggtaggtttagctcaagaatggatttagtgagccctgttgaggaaactcaacttatagggagactgaatactacAATTatcggacgtgtgtttcaaacgtaacggtagctataggtttagctcaagaacggatttagtgagccctgttgaagaaactcaacttatagggagactgaataccacaattagcggacgtgtgtttcaaacataacggtaggtttagctgaagaatggatttagtgagccctgttgaggaaactcaacttatagggagactgaataccacaattagcggtcgtgtgtttcaaacataacggtaggtctaggtcaagaatggatttagtgagccctgttgaggaaactcaacttatagggagactgaataccacaattagcggacgtgtgtttcaaacataacggtaggtctagctcaagaatggatttagtgagccctgttgaggaaactcaacttatagggagactgaataccacaattagctgacgtgtgtttcaaacataacggtaggtctagctcaagaatggatttagtgagccctgttgaggaaactcaacttatagggagactgaataccacaattagcggacgtgtgtttcaaacgtaacggtaggtttagctcaagaatggatttagtgagccctgttgaggaaactcaacttatagggagactgaataccacaataagcggacgtgtgtttgaaacataacggtaggtttagctcaagaatggatttggtgagccctgttgaggaaactcaacgtatggggagactgaataccacaattagcggacgtgtgtttcaaacataacggtacatgtaggtctaccTCCGGACTGAATTTAGttagccctgttggggaaagacttaAATAGTCCGACTTATGgggagatttgttgaacataatgggAGGTCTAGCCCAGGGCTgactgtgtgtgctgtggggattagcatagtaattgacacctagccgagagtcaataaactccgcctgtctacgtccagaccgctcatttgcattatacgcttctgaattgaccAAGTTCGTAATGTAATatgatacaccaaaaataactCAAGGAACTACCATTAagtggatacaattttgaaacagtcagacgtttcaaacatcATCATTGCTTCATTAACATatatattcagagttttggtatacaACCTatttctgccagatctttccttagtcactgacgaaagatagcggatgctgtctgaaacgtctgactgtttcaaaatcttatccagttgcttgtcttGTAATGAGTAACTATATTTGGCGTATAGTAGAAGTATTATACAGTATCTAATTATACTGCTGTACGACTcatgggtgggcagcagtcggcttgTCTTCATAATGAGTTTCTAGGCATCTCTGTCGAGTGGGTCCAGTCTGGTAAGGCCACACAATTTGGTGTACTTCCTGACATAGTCCATTGTAGTGGAATATCTATACACAAATTGTGGAAGGACGTTTTTCAAATGAAGTTACAATGCTGACCTGTAAGGGTGCCGATGGTGAGCCCTGTGCCGGGATGCTCCTTTTCCATGATGACCAGTTTGGCTCCGTACCACAGAACCAGCACAATGGCTCCCTGAGAGTAGATGGTACAgtttatacatttatacatgaaCCACATAACTATCAGTCTTTTTTTGGCACTTTGCTAAAAAAATCCTAAGTCTTCAGGAATACAGCAATAAACATAGTAATACATCATCAGTATGAACAATTAAGAGTTTCATAGGTTACTTTTGAGTTTGACAGATAGGAAGGATTCCGAAGTATATATCACAAAACAATGTCAAGGTAAATAAAACTAACGATAAATGAAAATGAGGATGCCATTCTGCCTCAACTGCcgcaatgttgatttgattatatggatgacatctgcgcatCAAaattcgtccgtttccaaaaaaaaaacaaagcagctgcaaaatgagcaaatatatgctgtaaactgaaaaaaaaaattctgaatgCCAAGGTCAAGGAAAAAGACGTGAAAGAACAAAGACAAGGAGCGATATAGACTCACATAGACGCATTCAGAGTTGCCACAATGCTGCAGGAAGTTACAGCCTAACAGAGTTCAAAAGCCAGTTGCTGAAATGTAGACCACTCAGGTAAAAGTCTTTAAGGTATGACAGCTATAAAAACCTTACTTCCTAAAAACCTATAGTATACAAGGTTGAAGGATTCACAAATGAAATGTTGTTCTTACGAATGCCACCACCCCAACAATCCCGTTGAACCCTCCGCCAGCCAGGGCCAGTTTCTTGCCATAGCCGTAGCTCTTGTCAATACTGACGTTGTATTCTCTCTTGCTCTTGTTCTCCCCAGAGAACATGCGCACCGTCCGGACACTGGAGATGGACTCCTCTGCAACTGTGCTGGCCGTCGCCAGCTCGTCCTGAAAGGCTTTCTGAATACCCTGAACGTACTTTCCTAGGGGAAAACATAGGACAGACTCTTAGGGACACAGTCTGCAAGTACATTAGAATAACAGATAAATAGCGATGACTTAAAATAGACGACATTCAATTTCTAAACCTGTTTCTTTTTACTTTCAAGGCATCCTTTTCTGGTTAAGAGTAGCTCGGGGCAGATTGGAGATAATATTGGCGGTGGATGGAGACATGACTcaagtagaaatgcaaaatcaagtaCCAAGTTATATGTTTTCcctacattgtacaatattgAAGGTCGGAAGTGGCCTATACATTATAGTAGTTGTTCTTACCGTAGACCACGGCCCCGATAGACACAATAGGGACACACGACAGCAGCACGCCCGTCAGTTTGGCGCTCAGGACGAACATGATGGACAGGGAGCCGACAATCTGGAGCAGGTACCGGAACAGCATGGAGATGTTCAcctgtgtgggggggggggggaaggagGCAGCCATGTAAATGGGACAGCATTATTGATGGGTGGGGTGACATGTAAATAGAACAGAATGGAGATGTTCACCTGTGGgcgaggggaggggggcaaccaTGTAAATGGAACAGCAGTATCGATGGGAGGGTGACATTTAGATagggagggccgggaccgagggtgatgcggaatacaccgtgttgtattttatttaatgtaatacccacccgaaaaaataCACacttcaatgcaaaatgcgccagtAGTTTAGAGAGTTTcatgtccacaaacaaacaaaattgtaacaacattgactCCAaactccgaatctggtattcaaatctttaacagcggcgcaaccggcacgctcacaatacattcaaaatattctatgtaagcctgtgtgataaaagtaaaaCCCCGTGTGACAACGcaagttatcacccggtccggaacacccataaTCAAAAtctttgcggcccaggtatgacataaatatagaatacaacacggggtattccgtatcacccgaggtaccagcccgaccgcgggtgatgcggaatacaacgtgttgtattttatttatgtcataccttggtcacacccacccgagaaaacacacatttcaatgcgaaatgcgccagaagtaaagggagttttgtgtcctcgaacacaaaactgcaacaacattgattctaatctccgaatccggtattcgaatttccgacggcggtgcaaccggcgcgctcgaaatggattcgaaatattccatggaagcctgtgtgataacactcccgaaccctatgtgatccggatagttatcacacggtccggaacacccgtatcaggcccaggcatgacataaatacaaATATAGGACACTTACTGTCACAGTGTTCTGCACCACACCAGTGTCTGAAGCCAAGCGGTTAGTCAGCTCTCCAGTCCTGAACAAAAGGAAGTCATCACAAACTTCAGAAACAAGTTCAGCATCCAAGTACAGCATGTCACACTCTAAATTCAAATCCCATCAGACTTACATGACTATCAGGGAGAAGTAGTACTATGAACATAAAGGCATACAGTGAAAACCTATGCATGTCACCACCTCTAGGAGtacataataataatggtttttattctCATATAAAAGAGTGACAGGGTAGCAGGGTCCCATGTAGGAACATGCTGGCTGCCTGGGTGGGTGGAGGATGTCCGTCTTCTCCGAGACCACGCTAGACTCTGTCTGAGCCTATTGGTCGGGCCGTGCAATTCCCCGCTACCCCGCCTGACGGCGCTGTACCACCATGAACCCTGAATTGATCTGCTGCTTTACACATTAAATCTTTAAAATATAATAGTTAAAACTACATTAATTACGCACAGTTACCGGCACATAAATTGTTCAATTAAAAAGGTTTCTTGCATTAAATTCTCAAATTAAAAGTTTCTCACATTCGTAGCGGGTTGAACTAAGCTGTGACAGCAGGTAGGTTTTTACAGTACGTTATGGTTTGTTGTCCATATTCAGCAGTCTTATGATGTACGGTATACTGCTGTTTCTAAATCTTTCAGTCCTAGTTCTGACTGTGTCTAGTTTGTTACAATGTCTTGTGTGGCGGTTAATGATCTGTCCTCTGGATTGAGGGAGCAGACCTCTCAAGGACGTGTTGTTCAGTAGTTTTCTCCCAAAGCGGAGGCACAGTTGTTCCCGTCTCGTATCCAACTGTTGCAGTCCAAGCTGTGTACAGGCGTCAGCGTAGCTAGAGTCATCATAAGGACCATCTGGGCtgattgtgaccactttttggtggtcccttagataatttttaccattgacacaagcattaaagtgaccacctgtcaacaaAGATTTTACTGGTACCCTGAGCAGTCTTCTTAAGCAGTTTTGAGAGATAACTAACATCTTAAAACATTCTTTGTAACAACAAGGTCCTTCAAGCTCATGTAATAGTGTAAGTGTTTACTAGTAGTAGAACTCAATAGCATTGTTATAGGCAAAGGCATATACacgtcttgatatttagtattgtttatcatataagaacttgctatacattgtacttgtcacATTTTTTGTGCAATTAAGTTTGAATCTTCTTTCCTACAGTTTGTTGAGATCTCACTTAAAGAAACATAGCAGCAGAAAGCATCGGAAGagctttgacattttctcaatcCTCTGGTCCTAAGCAGTTTTatcattgaattgaattgaattgtaaAAACCTTTCATACCTTGTAGTGTCAAAGAAAGCGATCTCGTTCTTGATGATGGCAGCGAAGAGTTCCTCGCGGAGCCTGGCCACGAATCGCATCCCGGCCAGCGTGAAGAGCCAGGAGCGGAAGAATGCGGCGATGGCGCCGCCGATGTAGATCAGCAGCAGGACCAGCACCGTGTGGTTCACTTTCTCTGGGAGTGAGAAGAACAACACCAATTTGTTTAGTATCATTGTTACCCACAAACTGTACACGATTCAGGAAGGTTCACAAGCCTTTCCCTGACATGAAagtttgcaatttgaataaatgaataaaacaccCCCCAAAACAGAGTGTTTAACCCACCACACAAAATGTTTAAATTCTGTTAATCCCAAAATAGTCATGGTATCTTTAAATTCATCGTCTTCAGTTCTTTTATAAACAATAATGGTTTTCGtcccttcatttatttatcgtTCCTTcacttatttattcattagtttcatttattcattcatttatcccttcatttatctattcattcattttttcattcctttgaaatagttagactaaggccacactaatttaatttcttgactAACGGATTTTTTGGgaaaaattttagcacgaggacatcatgaaaacagaagtgtggggtgaaaacttgcacctgaccctgttcactccctgaaattgtgtgcaccaaagtacaaactttcctctgagattctgttttcatgttgattttccaatttagcatttttagaaattctgttaaccaagaaattaaattggtgtggccaaagGGATAGATTTACTAGTAGGGTTATGACAATGACTGTGAgcaacctccttgctgtgaatCATT encodes the following:
- the LOC136448592 gene encoding uncharacterized protein isoform X1, with the translated sequence MEGNRAYYTLPLFRYTNFVRFLVFLDGVVCVALWLAGGRTQYLEDNVVHFDFYRSVFELACLSLLRMCLLFHFFTRIEEISMKLLDEPYDRGLIKKRQAYYVSAIFFTLLSTAYAVTKGVFVLHEESYKEMHSTYVAVCIASLVFSVLELLLALAFLRMARRLQVMRIVHRYNSDGQEIDEEGNTIKKKVNLRRLFVMARDEWWILGLGGIALLVSSASNMMAPLFFSFVVDAALTSIEKVNHTVLVLLLIYIGGAIAAFFRSWLFTLAGMRFVARLREELFAAIIKNEIAFFDTTRTGELTNRLASDTGVVQNTVTVNISMLFRYLLQIVGSLSIMFVLSAKLTGVLLSCVPIVSIGAVVYGKYVQGIQKAFQDELATASTVAEESISSVRTVRMFSGENKSKREYNVSIDKSYGYGKKLALAGGGFNGIVGVVAFGAIVLVLWYGAKLVIMEKEHPGTGLTIGTLTGFMMYTLNVAMAFAFISALYGDFMKALGASERIFELLDRKSEVNISGGKVLDGLDGGILFKNVTFTYPSRPDNEVLKEVSFSVEPGKVVALVGPSGGGKSTIVSLIERFYDPDSGTILLGGQDLSTLDPRWFRQQISMVSQEPTLFACTIKENIAYGREATDEEVEEAARQANAHQFISEFEEGYETMVGERGVRLSGGQKQRVAIARSLIMNPSILLLDEATSALDAESEHLVQEAIDRAMKGRTVLVIAHRLSTVRNASEVVVIDKGRIAERGTHEDLLHKGGVYKKLVLRQLSAGHGHVMPPINADTADIEEEGSQEGSEGSNESNSTER
- the LOC136448592 gene encoding uncharacterized protein isoform X2; this translates as MEGNRAYYTLPLFRYTNFVRFLVFLDGVVCVALWLAGGRTQYLEDNVVHFDFYRSVFELACLSLLRMCLLFHFFTRIEEISMKLLDEPYDRGLIKKRQAYYVSAIFFTLLSTAYAVTKGVFVLHEESYKEMHSTYVAVCIASLVFSVLELLLALAFLRMARRLQVMRIVHRYNSDGQEIDEEGNTIKKKVNLRRLFVMARDEWWILGLGGIALLVSSASNMMAPLFFSFVVDAALTSIEKVNHTVLVLLLIYIGGAIAAFFRSWLFTLAGMRFVARLREELFAAIIKNEIAFFDTTRTGELTNRLASDTGVVQNTVTIVGSLSIMFVLSAKLTGVLLSCVPIVSIGAVVYGKYVQGIQKAFQDELATASTVAEESISSVRTVRMFSGENKSKREYNVSIDKSYGYGKKLALAGGGFNGIVGVVAFGAIVLVLWYGAKLVIMEKEHPGTGLTIGTLTGFMMYTLNVAMAFAFISALYGDFMKALGASERIFELLDRKSEVNISGGKVLDGLDGGILFKNVTFTYPSRPDNEVLKEVSFSVEPGKVVALVGPSGGGKSTIVSLIERFYDPDSGTILLGGQDLSTLDPRWFRQQISMVSQEPTLFACTIKENIAYGREATDEEVEEAARQANAHQFISEFEEGYETMVGERGVRLSGGQKQRVAIARSLIMNPSILLLDEATSALDAESEHLVQEAIDRAMKGRTVLVIAHRLSTVRNASEVVVIDKGRIAERGTHEDLLHKGGVYKKLVLRQLSAGHGHVMPPINADTADIEEEGSQEGSEGSNESNSTER